CCTGGAGCGAAATGTTTTCCATAAAGTCGAATGGGTTCGTTACGTTGTAGTGCTTCTCGTTCCCGAGCGCGACCAAGAGACGGTCCGCAACGAATTCAATATACTGGCACATGAGGCGCGCATTCATGCCAATGAGCGAGACGGGAAGTGCATCGGTCAAAAAGCTCTGCTCGATCGTGACGGCCTCGGTAATGATGCGATTGACCGTGTCTGGGTgtgcgcgcttgcggagATGGCCAAAGAGGAGGCAGGCAAAGTCGGTGTGCAGTCCTTCGTCGCGCGAGATGAGCTCGTTGGAAAAAGACAGGCCCGGCATGAGCCCGCGCTTCTTGAGCCAAAAGATCGAGGCAAACGAGCCAGAGAAGAAAATGCCCTCGACTGCTGCAAATGCAATGAGCCGCTCCGAGAACGATGCGCGTTGGTCATTgatccagcgcagcgcccagtCAGCCTTTCGCTTTACCACCGGAATCGTTTCGATGGCATTGAACAAAAACTCGCGCTGTTTCGGCTCACGGATGTAGGTGTCGATGAGGAGCGAGTAGGTCTCCGAGTGGATGTTCTCCATCATGATCTGGAACCCGTAAAAGCAGCGTGCCTCGGCGACTTGCACCTCGCCACTGAAACGCTCCAACAAGTTCTCATTCACGATCCCGTCCGACGCGGCAAAGAATGCAAGAACGTGGCTAACAAAGTGACGCTCGCTGTCATTCATGCGGTTGTCCCAGTCGTGCAAATCCTTGGACAGGTCAATCTCTTCGGCAGTCCAGAAAGACGCTTCTGCCTTCTTGTACATTTGCCAGATCTCGTGGTAGCGGATGGGGAAAAGCACAAAACGGCGTGTGTTCTCAATGAGCAGCGGCTCTTCTTCCTCAGGGAGGTCGACCTCGCCGACAAACTTGCCGTAAATGTGGCCAGGATCCGCGTCTTGCGAGTCGGCCTGCGCGGGCTTTGCCCCTTCTTTTGCAGCGAGCTTGGCTGCGATAGCCTTCGTAGGGCTCGCATCCACATCAATCTTTGAAAAGCTCTCTGCAACCTTCTTGGAGGGGGTAGTAGTCACGGACATGATGGGGGCGGAACAACACAAACACCGCGTCTTATACGTTTTCTGCACGTCGCACCGTGTGGCGGGCGATGTGAGTCGGCCGGGATGCGCGTCCAAACGCGTGACGCCGTTAAATTGGGCGACTAGCGCGTCGTGACGCAGACTTCTGATTGGGTTATACTAAAAACGCGTGATGACGCCAGCCAACCATACCGCTACATTGCACTCGAATAACACGCAAATGcatgcgacgcgcgcgcaccgatGAGCCTGCCGTGTCGTGTTGCATTGTCTTGCTTCCGATTCTACATCAATCTATCTATGCACAGggacgcgtcgcgcgacgcgtaGATGGGGTCGATAGGATGGATAGCGTGCCTTGAAAACAAGTTTGCGGGGCGCCCACCTCACGGCTGCATAGGCTCTCCCGTGGGTCCATgacgcgatgcagacgcaaTAGATACAAATGTTCCAcgtacggcgcgcgacCGCGTGTTCTTGTGCGTGGCGCACGCGTTCAAAGGGCTGCCCTGTCGCCATAGACGAGTGCTGTCGCACACCGCGCTGCATACTGTACACCTGCTATACTACTTCTCTACGTCGCGCTATACTCTCCTCTATCTTTTCCTACTGCCTTTTCCTCCCAGCACCGCTGAAAGATGCCACCTGCACCGGCATCATCGACACCGGCCATATAGCATCCCGCCGCCAATGCAGTCGTGTGCGAGTCTGAGCCTGTCCATAGGAATGCATTGCTTTGCACACGACGCAAGGTCTCAAACGCTTCCTTGGTCGCATAAGGAATCCCTGTCACCGGATCGCGGtagcgcgcggcgagtcCAGTGATCACGCAGGTGCTCTGCCGCGGACGGAATGGCCTGTTTCGTGATGGCACAACAGGAAGACGGTCCCATGTACAGTGGTCGCCAAGCAGGAGTGCAAACTCGTCGGGCCACCCCGCATCCGGAGGTAGTTGATGCAAGGAAAGGATCGTGCGTGCTGCAacctcctcgtcgcgcgggTCGGCTATTTCAGCTGCAGGGACAGCAGACGCGTCCTTTGGCGAAAGATGCATCGGCGGGGTATGGGTATCGGTGTGGGCCGATGCAGGCTTCACGTCTGCAtgatgcgctggcgcatTCGAAATCGCACTCGGCGCGGTGTTGTGCAAATCCGGGGGCGGGATGGCATGGGACGGAGGTGCATTTTCCTGTCCTGCTGCCGCAGGCATAGGCGCTGCGGTCTCTTGTAAAGAGACACTTGGCACCGTGGCCGTGGCGGCTGTCTCGGCCGTTGGCGCTCCTGCCGACATCGCCCCTGTTGTGCTCCCGGTCTCGgcatgcattgcgccgccacTGACAGTGGCAGCCAAGTGCgtcgcatcgcgcggcagcgcacgcccaacATCCTCTGCAATGCCCTGCTCGTCggtcggcgtcggcgtcggcgtcggcgcttgcgcctcCATTGCGGCCGTCTCGGTGCTTTTGCTTCCATCCGCCGCCTCACCCTCGACTTCCATAGCAGCCTCGCTCTCCCCTATTCTCGTCTCTTCTCTCCTCTCACGCATGAAAAATGTATTGGGCGTCATCCCAACACTGATCCAGCGCATGTACGGCCCGAcaatgccgcgcttcgTGGACGCACGTTGCCGGACCTtgcgctcttcttcctcaTGCAAGAACCGCTGCAAGCTCTGTGTATTTCCCTCTTCCATCTCGAGCGCTTCTGCGATAAGCATGTCCTGCGTAAGACGCTTGCTTCGCTTTTTCACAggccgcgcacgcgcagacgcacgccgctcttctgcctcgcgcagcttcgACATGGTCTCCATCTTGCTCTGTACAGTTGCACTGCGtgagctgctgcgccgcacaccaTCTGCCAGCACGACTGGCCGTGCCGCCGGCGCCCTTTTTTTCGTATCGAAGGTGGGCTTTGGTGGCCGTGGCTGCGCGAGTGCTGGCCGGATCGCATGCAGCGGGagtgcgcgcggcttttTCGAggtgcgcacacgccgctccTCTTGCTCGATCCTGTCCTCCGCCTCGGCATCCTCGGCACTATCTTCCTCCGAGCTACTCCCGTCAAAGTCGGAATCGACGATATCCACCTCGTCGACCACCTGCTCAAACTCGACATCGTTTTCGACTTCGGCAAAGATGGTATCTTCGTCTTCAAGCTGCTGCtcaagcagctcgcgcatgcgATTTcccgccgtcgcgcgccgcgcgcgactgTGCAGCAAAAGTTCTTCGGACATGACGCCGCAAGCAAACGTGGCGCTGGCgactgccgccgctgcccatGTGGAGGCTATGCAGGCAGTCGAGCAGGTGCGATGCTATACAAACTTTTCTTTTCAATCCCGGTACAATCCCTCCATCTACGGAGCATCCCATATCTGTTCTTGCCGCCAAGGAGGAACAATGACGGTGTGCGCCGaggtcgccgcgcgccgcgccgtcccACTCGAACTCGGCAATGGTGCCGGTAAAAACTGCCCCATCCCTGCAGACTCGCCGAGTGTGACCAGTGCATGGTCGCGCGGAATGGGGATCTTGTCGGCATgcagcttgcacagcacatACGTCGCCTGACGCACAAGGttcgcaagcacggcgtcGGACGGCAGACCTTCGTACGCAAGCAATGCAGCATTCACCTGGGCCGcgagtgctgcgcgccgctgcgggTCGAAAATCTCCGGCTGTGGGATATGCTGTGCATCAGAAAATGCAAGCAAAGTAGCGAGCTGATCAAGCCGTGCTGCATATGCATCGCGATCCGATAGCGCAAGGTACTGTACATGCGTGTTCAGCATTTGGACCACgtcaagcgccgctttcaAAAGCGGGCTCTCCTCTGCAGTCTCGTCGCGTGCATAATCATCATACAGTGCGCGCACCACCTCGATGTAGTGCTGCATATGCAAATTGAGCCACAGGTGAAATGGATCGAGCGagagcgcgtgcgctgggatggcacgctcgtcgtcccgcagcgctgcatcgtgcagGTCCATCGACGGGGGGGTATCTACAGGCATGCTGCGTAGCACACCAGAGAAATGATCGTCGCACAATGCCACAGCCTCCTCGATGCGGCCGTCCATGATGGCTGCGCGCACCTCTGCGGTcagtttttttttttggcgtGTACGTAcgctgccgcgcttccATATTGCCTTTGCACACAggctgtgcatgcgccacGTCTCCCAATCCTTGTCTGTCGCGCATGTATGCGCTCGCCGTAGCTGTATGCCCATGATGGAGCAGATAGTCCAGCACCAGCTGCCGCACTGTCCCTGCGTCGTTCATAAAAGAGCCTCCACCGTTGGACCGCCTCCATTGCCGTGTCGATGCCTCACCTCCACACGCGTCTTCTCTCCTTGTACCTTGTCTGCAACGCATGAGCACGAATCGGTTGCAGCGGACACACCGCTCGACCAAGATCCCCAATGCCAAGATACGCCCAGTgcctgcgcgacgtgcacTCTCCGAGCGCGCGATCGCTGATGCAGAAGACGACGCACACTTTCAACAGATCCACGATAAAGGCACCATCCATGGCGCCCACACACAGAGCGACTTTGCCGGTGCACAGCGGCCGCTGCGTGGCGTGGTGCTGTGCCTTACCGGCATCACGGAAGAAAAGCGCGAGCTGATCAGTATTGCGGAacagctcggcgcgcaagtccaCATGAACCTCACAAGCCAAGTGACGCATctcattgcgcgcgccgcaggctCGGAAAAGTACAAGTGTGCTGCACAATTCCATATGCGTATCGTGCGTCCGGAGTGGCTGTATGTGATCCGTGAGTCGTGGCTCGCTGGCGATGATGCTGTAGATATTGACAGActtgccgatgcacacgcgctcggcgcactcGAAGGACTCACCATTGCGCTCAGTGGCGTcgacggcgcacagcgcgaagcgctctTGGAAAAAATCACAGATTGTGGTGGACAGGTCGCTCCGCGCctcgtgctcgacggcACGCTCACGCACCTCGCGTGTGCAgagagcgcgcgcgcgcgaaagagCTTTGCAcgcgtcgtcgagcagcagacacttgcgcgcaagtacGAAGCGACGCAGGCACTgccggcgcaagtgcgcgctgcgatggCCATCCAGCTTGTACATACTGCGTGGATTGACGactgctgctcggcaaaaGCTCTGCTCCCGGAAGCAGTATACGAAGCCACACGGCCGGTCCCGAGCGATGAGGAGCGAAGGGAGTAtgttgccgcgcgcatcacACGCACGCGGCCacagcacgcgccgctcgaggagcCTGTCGTGCACGTCGCATCGCCCGCTacgcatgcggcgccgccgctgcataCGCTAGTGCCCACCGAGCGCAACACTACCGAGCCgcatttccagcgccgcgccagccTCGCGACGCTTTCCCGTGCAGAGCGATTCGGCCAGGAGGTGTGCGGTGTGTTTTTTGGCATTCGTTTGTGTATAGCAATGCAGGACGGGGCTCGCTCGCGGCGAgtcgcaagcgcagtgcgcgctgcaggcgctgtgTTGGTGGACAAGAGCGTCGACGCACAGTATACCATTGCACCACTGCTCGGTGCACCTCTAGAAAGTGGCACACTTGTGACGCACCACTGGGTCGAGCTGTGTCTGTACCATGAGCGGGTGCTTGACCCAGTGCAGCACTTGGcgtgcgtgccgagcagtgCACAGTTGCCGATACCCGGCGCTGAACGTGTCTATATAAGTTTTACGGGAGTCGATCGCCAAGGGCCCGAGTACCAtcacgcgcttgcggctattcaagcgcttggcgcagtCGTCGAGGACACGTtcagcaaggcgcgcaccACGCACCTCTTGTGTGGCTCAGAGGATGCAATGCGTGGGATCAAggtggccaaggcgcgcgaatgGGGCGTGCCGGTGGTTGGGTATGCATTTCTACAGGATGCGCTGAGGACGGGGCGACTTGAGGGTatggagcgcagcgaccaTCGCGGCGGGACGCATGCCGAGGACCACAGCGTGGACCACAACGCGTGGAGAGAGATGGAAAGCCGCCGTGGCGGACAGAGCGACAGAAGTGAGCCAGGCACTGCACTCCCCACTCGCTCCATGCTCCCATCCACACCGCAGCCCGACCCCACTATGGCCGCACGCAACCCCCCACCAGACAATTGGTGGTCCGAGCAAACGACATCGCACGAGCCCACGTCCCCTCATATCGTCTACGACGACCCTGCGGCACGCAAGGAGCACAGCCGgctcctcgcgcttgtcgaTGGCGCAGCAAACACGAAACGCAAGCGCTAGTGCATCAGCTCTGCCCATCCGAGGCACGCTACGACAACCCATTTCGCACGCTCGTAACTATCGCCCATCTCTTCGTCTCCGTCCGCGGTTGCGTCCCACGCGCGACCCTGCCATGCACAGCACTCGCCGTGGATACTGCGCTCATGCAGACCGCCAAACGGGGCAGCGCATGGATCGGGCGCAAGGCCGAtcgcctgtgcagcgcggaaaaagcgcgcaacgGCAGGCCTTCCCGTATGAAAACCTGCGACGAGCAGGCACCGTGCGTCGCTGGTccgcgcgagcagcgccgcgactgTATGTAGCAGGTGTGCATGTTGCGAAGATACCCATAGCACATCCGCAGCAAGTAGCATCTCTGCGCGCCCCGCAAGATTGCTGTGGTCAGCACACGACAACGTACGCttcctgcgctgcgtctcCCCACGCAAGGCCCATTGTTTGCAGCGGTAGCAAGAGGGGTGCGCGCTTTTTTAGTGCAGCAGCGTTCGCCGCGAGATTCGCGAGGATCTCGGTATCAGGGTAGTCTGTCAAGACCGTCTGTGGTCAGCAACGACCAACGCACCGAGcgagcgccaagcgcagcagcgacgaggcCAGGCAGTCCCGTCCCTGCACCAAGCTCCACTACGCATTTCGCGCGTGGATCTGCCCAAGCAGGGCCGTCGCCTGAGACCGCACTCGCCAGCAAGTTGGCCAGGTGGATGCCTGCATCCCATTGGTGGTGTGCAAAGAGCTTGGTATTGGTGCTCGTCGTATTTGGGATCCGGTACTGCACTGTGCGAGTCCCATTCACGTCGCACCATGAAGGGAGTTGTGTATGGGTATATGTGCTGTCGGAGCCTGGGTCTCCGTGCGCTGGCTGGTGGTAGTCAAACACGGTCAAGAGCGCGTCCTCAAAAATGTCCAGGTCCGCCATTAGGGCAAAATGGAGCAATCGGCCAGTTTTTCTGGGCGGCCATGTGGTGTACATGTGGAGGTGCGCGCCGGTGCACTGCTGCGtggatcgccgcgcggcgagctgcgcagcaccctgcatggcgcgccaagcCCCTGTCGAATAGATGCACGTGCATATAGAGCATGTACTATGAAGGCGCGAGCCACTAATTCATGtcttcgtcctcgtcctcgtccgTTTCAGCATCCTCCTCGAGACCGACTATACCAGGACGGTCCTGCACAGCGTCTACCTCGACAGGCTCTACTCGCGCGGGATGACGCGGTGCGTGCTCGTCCAAACGACGCAGGCGATCGCCAAACGTACGCCGCATACCTGGATTCGACAACGTGTTCCACAcctgcagcttgccgacggAGCCTGCCGCAACAACCGTCAGCGGATCGTTCGGCGAGAAGCTCGCGGTAAACACCTTGCCGACGTCCAAGTCGCGTGCTGTTACAAGATTGACGCTTCGTGGCTTGCCGCCATCGCCATCCTCTACACTCCACAGCTTCACTTGGCGGTCTGTGCCTCCCGTAAGAAGACAGCCTGGTATATGCGGCGAGATATCGAgagctgtgcatgcaccaTCGTGTGCGACGAGCGTAAACTGTGCAGTGTCGCCCGTCAGTGTCGGCCCCAGCTGGCGTGCGTCAAAGCCCTGCACAATTCCCGTCTCGAGCGCCACAAGGAAAGCATGGTCTTTCCATCCATTCCACCGCACCGCCTCGACATCGGCAGCAATCGCAGCAAcaagcgcctgctccgGCATGCGCGTGTCAAATACACGCACGGTCTTGTCGTAGCCCGCGCTCAAGAGCACGGCTGGGTTCTCTGCCCCTTGCGCCATCCCCGGGCCACTCACCTGCCACGCGACACTCTGCACCTTGTCCGTATGCGCAtcaaagctgcgcagcgcactggAACTATTGCCGGCAGAAGGCCGCGACAGATCCCAAATCTTTACCGTAGTGTCTGCAGAGCCAGATGCAAGCATGTTCCGCACACGCCTGTTCCAGGAGAGGGACAGGACGGCATCAACGTGGTAGTGCGGATTGGGGACGCGCTCCTTGggcacgcggcgcttcttcttcccAGTACCAGATGGCGCGTTCAGTGCGGCAGTAAGGTCCTTGCGCCCAAGGATCGCGTCGGGGTACATGCCCTCGATTGCGTCCATGTTCCAGATCTCGATCTCGGGGTCCATCGTGGCGACTGCGACGTAGTTGCCCATCGTGCCCGCAGGGCTCTGGTGGCTGCCATCCAGAATCGGGGCGGGTGCGTAGTCTAGCCACTCTAGGTGCAAAGGGAAGGCAGGAAGCAGCAGATCGTGGTGGACATAGAGGTTTTCGTCCTGCGCATTGTATATATACGCCTCGACCATCGATAGATCGTCATCTGTCTTGGCCGCAAGGAGCATGTTGTCTCCGGGCAGCacctcgagctgctcgcgctcctcttcctcgtcggcAGGATCGTTTTTCAGCGTAATGTATGGATCGTCGTCGTTATTCCGGAACGCCTGCACACCGCGGATATTGCTCAGCGCACCCATAGCAATCGTCTGACTAGGCTTGTTATCGTACTCGTCCAGTTTATACCGACTCAGATCGTCGGGGTCGTTGGTGTTTTCGTCCTCCTCCATCTCTGCGCCGTCGTCGACGTCTTCCCAGCCGTCCACATCGGCGTTTTCTGCCACACGCAACTGCTGCTCCGCATCCTGAAGCTCAACATTGGCCAATTTGCTCACACGCTCTAATTCTGCGTCGTCCAACTCAAGCCTCGACGGATGTCTCGCTGCAATTCCGCGCGCGACCCAAGCCACGGACGAAAGCATGGCGGCAGAAAGTGGAGTGCACAAATGTTGTCGCTGGACCCGGCCGAggcaaaaaaaaagtggCGCTCGCCCCTCTACTTTTTACCAGCGCTATGCTTCCTGTGGTGAAGCCGAAGAATGCGCGCTCGAAGCGCGCACTTTCGCAACGCGAGTCGAAAGAGTATGAGAATGCCAAGACGTCAATCTTTGTCAAAGGCAGCCGCACGTCGGAAAAGGTGAACATGGTGATGAAGGACCTTGCTGCATTAAAAAAACCAGAGGTGATCCCATTCAACAAACACAACGACGTGCTTCCTTTCGAGGATGCCTCCAGTATTGAGTTCTGGGGACAGAAGAACGATGCTAGCCTGTTTCTT
This region of Malassezia vespertilionis chromosome 9, complete sequence genomic DNA includes:
- the RNR2 gene encoding ribonucleoside-diphosphate reductase (EggNog:ENOG503NW0V; COG:F; TransMembrane:1 (o224-245i)) — translated: MSVTTTPSKKVAESFSKIDVDASPTKAIAAKLAAKEGAKPAQADSQDADPGHIYGKFVGEVDLPEEEEPLLIENTRRFVLFPIRYHEIWQMYKKAEASFWTAEEIDLSKDLHDWDNRMNDSERHFVSHVLAFFAASDGIVNENLLERFSGEVQVAEARCFYGFQIMMENIHSETYSLLIDTYIREPKQREFLFNAIETIPVVKRKADWALRWINDQRASFSERLIAFAAVEGIFFSGSFASIFWLKKRGLMPGLSFSNELISRDEGLHTDFACLLFGHLRKRAHPDTVNRIITEAVTIEQSFLTDALPVSLIGMNARLMCQYIEFVADRLLVALGNEKHYNVTNPFDFMENISLQGKANFFERRVADYAKAGVSRPDDEEPTKSSGNHAFSLEEDF
- a CDS encoding uncharacterized protein (EggNog:ENOG503NU6H; COG:S) — protein: MSEELLLHSRARRATAGNRMRELLEQQLEDEDTIFAEVENDVEFEQVVDEVDIVDSDFDGSSSEEDSAEDAEAEDRIEQEERRVRTSKKPRALPLHAIRPALAQPRPPKPTFDTKKRAPAARPVVLADGVRRSSSRSATVQSKMETMSKLREAEERRASARARPVKKRSKRLTQDMLIAEALEMEEGNTQSLQRFLHEEEERKVRQRASTKRGIVGPYMRWISVGMTPNTFFMRERREETRIGESEAAMEVEGEAADGSKSTETAAMEAQAPTPTPTPTDEQGIAEDVGRALPRDATHLAATVSGGAMHAETGSTTGAMSAGAPTAETAATATVPSVSLQETAAPMPAAAGQENAPPSHAIPPPDLHNTAPSAISNAPAHHADVKPASAHTDTHTPPMHLSPKDASAVPAAEIADPRDEEVAARTILSLHQLPPDAGWPDEFALLLGDHCTWDRLPVVPSRNRPFRPRQSTCVITGLAARYRDPVTGIPYATKEAFETLRRVQSNAFLWTGSDSHTTALAAGCYMAGVDDAGAGGIFQRCWEEKAVGKDRGEYSAT
- a CDS encoding uncharacterized protein (COG:S; EggNog:ENOG503P5MF), with protein sequence MNDAGTVRQLVLDYLLHHGHTATASAYMRDRQGLGDVAHAQPVCKGNMEARQQVRAAIMDGRIEEAVALCDDHFSGVLRSMPVDTPPSMDLHDAALRDDERAIPAHALSLDPFHLWLNLHMQHYIEVVRALYDDYARDETAEESPLLKAALDVVQMLNTHVQYLALSDRDAYAARLDQLATLLAFSDAQHIPQPEIFDPQRRAALAAQVNAALLAYEGLPSDAVLANLVRQATYVLCKLHADKIPIPRDHALVTLGESAGMGQFLPAPLPSSSGTARRAATSAHTVIVPPWRQEQIWDAP
- the DPB11 gene encoding protein kinase activating protein dpb11 (COG:L; EggNog:ENOG503NUFG), which encodes MSTNRLQRTHRSTKIPNAKIRPVPARRALSERAIADAEDDAHFQQIHDKGTIHGAHTQSDFAGAQRPLRGVVLCLTGITEEKRELISIAEQLGAQVHMNLTSQVTHLIARAAGSEKYKCAAQFHMRIVRPEWLYVIRESWLAGDDAVDIDRLADAHALGALEGLTIALSGVDGAQREALLEKITDCGGQVAPRLVLDGTLTHLACAESARARKSFARVVEQQTLARKYEATQALPAQVRAAMAIQLVHTAWIDDCCSAKALLPEAVYEATRPVPSDEERREYVAARITRTRPQHAPLEEPVVHVASPATHAAPPLHTLVPTERNTTEPHFQRRASLATLSRAERFGQEVCGVFFGIRLCIAMQDGARSRRVASAVRAAGAVLVDKSVDAQYTIAPLLGAPLESGTLVTHHWVELCLYHERVLDPVQHLACVPSSAQLPIPGAERVYISFTGVDRQGPEYHHALAAIQALGAVVEDTFSKARTTHLLCGSEDAMRGIKVAKAREWGVPVVGYAFLQDALRTGRLEGMERSDHRGGTHAEDHSVDHNAWREMESRRGGQSDRSEPGTALPTRSMLPSTPQPDPTMAARNPPPDNWWSEQTTSHEPTSPHIVYDDPAARKEHSRLLALVDGAANTKRKR
- a CDS encoding nicotinamide N-methyltransferase (EggNog:ENOG503P1WG; COG:S), translated to MADLDIFEDALLTVFDYHQPAHGDPGSDSTYTHTQLPSWCDVNGTRTVQYRIPNTTSTNTKLFAHHQWDAGIHLANLLASAVSGDGPAWADPRAKCVVELGAGTGLPGLVAAALGARSTVLTDYPDTEILANLAANAAALKKRAPLLLPLQTMGLAWGDAAQEAYVVVC
- the PWP1 gene encoding rRNA-processing protein (EggNog:ENOG503NU62; BUSCO:EOG09261DW8; COG:S), with translation MLSSVAWVARGIAARHPSRLELDDAELERVSKLANVELQDAEQQLRVAENADVDGWEDVDDGAEMEEDENTNDPDDLSRYKLDEYDNKPSQTIAMGALSNIRGVQAFRNNDDDPYITLKNDPADEEEEREQLEVLPGDNMLLAAKTDDDLSMVEAYIYNAQDENLYVHHDLLLPAFPLHLEWLDYAPAPILDGSHQSPAGTMGNYVAVATMDPEIEIWNMDAIEGMYPDAILGRKDLTAALNAPSGTGKKKRRVPKERVPNPHYHVDAVLSLSWNRRVRNMLASGSADTTVKIWDLSRPSAGNSSSALRSFDAHTDKVQSVAWQVSGPGMAQGAENPAVLLSAGYDKTVRVFDTRMPEQALVAAIAADVEAVRWNGWKDHAFLVALETGIVQGFDARQLGPTLTGDTAQFTLVAHDGACTALDISPHIPGCLLTGGTDRQVKLWSVEDGDGGKPRSVNLVTARDLDVGKVFTASFSPNDPLTVVAAGSVGKLQVWNTLSNPGMRRTFGDRLRRLDEHAPRHPARVEPVEVDAVQDRPGIVGLEEDAETDEDEDEDMN